A window of Strigops habroptila isolate Jane chromosome 5, bStrHab1.2.pri, whole genome shotgun sequence contains these coding sequences:
- the CNOT9 gene encoding CCR4-NOT transcription complex subunit 9 isoform X2, whose protein sequence is MHSLATAAPVPTALAQVDREKIYQWINELSSPETRENALLELSKKRESVPDLAPMLWHSFGTIAALLQEIVNIYPSINPPTLTAHQSNRVCNALALLQCVASHPETRSAFLAAHIPLFLYPFLHTVSKTRPFEYLRLTSLGVIGALVKTDEQEVINFLLTTEIIPLCLRIMESGSELSKTVATFILQKILLDDTGLAYICQTYERFSHVAMILGKMVLQLSKEPSARLLKHVVRCYLRLSDNPRCRAREALRQCLPDQLKDTTFAQVLKDDTTTKRWLAQLVKNLQEGQVTDPRGIPLPPQ, encoded by the exons ATGCACAGCCTGGCCACGGCCGCG CCTGTGCCAACAGCGCTGGCTCAGGTTGACCGTGAGAAGATCTACCAGTGGATCAATGAGCTCTCCAGCCCTGAGACACGGGAGAATGcgctgctggagctgagcaaGAAGCGCGAGTCTGTGCCTGACCTTGCCCCGATGCTGTGGCACTCCTTTGGCACCATCGCAGCGCTCCTTCAG gaaattgtaaatatttatcCATCAATCAACCCTCCGACTCTGACAGCTCATCAGTCCAACAGAGTCTGCAATGCTTTAGCTCTGCTACAGTGTGTTGCATCGCATCCTGAAACAAG GTCAGCTTTTCTGGCAGCTCATATCCCTCTCTTCCTGTACCCCTTCTTGCACACAGTGAGCAAGACACGTCCGTTTGAGTACCTGCGGCTCACGAGCCTCGGAGTGATTG gGGCCTTGGTAAAAACTGATGAACAAGAAGTGATAAATTTCTTACTGACCACAGAAATTATCCCCCTGTGCTTGCGCATTATGGAATCTGGCAGTGAACTCTCCAAAACG GTTGCTACGtttattcttcagaaaatcCTCCTGGATGACACAGGGCTGGCATATATCTGTCAGACTTACGAGCGGTTTTCCCATGTTGCCATGATACTG GGTAAAATGGTCCTGCAGCTCTCCAAGGAGCCGTCGGCACGGCTACTGAAACACGTTGTGCGCTGCTACCTTCGCCTTTCCGATAACCCCAG ATGTAGGGCACGTGAAGCTCTCAGGCAGTGCCTTCCTGACCAACTGAAGGACACCACCTTCGCCCAGGTCCTGAAGGACGATACCACCACCAAACGCTGGCTGGCTCAGCTCGTCAAGAACCTGCAGGAGGGTCAAGTCACTGACCCACGGGGCATCCCGCTTCCTCCGCAATGA
- the CNOT9 gene encoding CCR4-NOT transcription complex subunit 9 isoform X3, producing the protein MHSLATAAPVPTALAQVDREKIYQWINELSSPETRENALLELSKKRESVPDLAPMLWHSFGTIAALLQEIVNIYPSINPPTLTAHQSNRVCNALALLQCVASHPETRSAFLAAHIPLFLYPFLHTVSKTRPFEYLRLTSLGVIGALVKTDEQEVINFLLTTEIIPLCLRIMESGSELSKTVATFILQKILLDDTGLAYICQTYERFSHVAMILGKMVLQLSKEPSARLLKHVVRCYLRLSDNPRAREALRQCLPDQLKDTTFAQVLKDDTTTKRWLAQLVKNLQEGQVTDPRGIPLPPQ; encoded by the exons ATGCACAGCCTGGCCACGGCCGCG CCTGTGCCAACAGCGCTGGCTCAGGTTGACCGTGAGAAGATCTACCAGTGGATCAATGAGCTCTCCAGCCCTGAGACACGGGAGAATGcgctgctggagctgagcaaGAAGCGCGAGTCTGTGCCTGACCTTGCCCCGATGCTGTGGCACTCCTTTGGCACCATCGCAGCGCTCCTTCAG gaaattgtaaatatttatcCATCAATCAACCCTCCGACTCTGACAGCTCATCAGTCCAACAGAGTCTGCAATGCTTTAGCTCTGCTACAGTGTGTTGCATCGCATCCTGAAACAAG GTCAGCTTTTCTGGCAGCTCATATCCCTCTCTTCCTGTACCCCTTCTTGCACACAGTGAGCAAGACACGTCCGTTTGAGTACCTGCGGCTCACGAGCCTCGGAGTGATTG gGGCCTTGGTAAAAACTGATGAACAAGAAGTGATAAATTTCTTACTGACCACAGAAATTATCCCCCTGTGCTTGCGCATTATGGAATCTGGCAGTGAACTCTCCAAAACG GTTGCTACGtttattcttcagaaaatcCTCCTGGATGACACAGGGCTGGCATATATCTGTCAGACTTACGAGCGGTTTTCCCATGTTGCCATGATACTG GGTAAAATGGTCCTGCAGCTCTCCAAGGAGCCGTCGGCACGGCTACTGAAACACGTTGTGCGCTGCTACCTTCGCCTTTCCGATAACCCCAG GGCACGTGAAGCTCTCAGGCAGTGCCTTCCTGACCAACTGAAGGACACCACCTTCGCCCAGGTCCTGAAGGACGATACCACCACCAAACGCTGGCTGGCTCAGCTCGTCAAGAACCTGCAGGAGGGTCAAGTCACTGACCCACGGGGCATCCCGCTTCCTCCGCAATGA
- the CNOT9 gene encoding CCR4-NOT transcription complex subunit 9 isoform X1 has protein sequence MCLDCEYRSALLWPVPTALAQVDREKIYQWINELSSPETRENALLELSKKRESVPDLAPMLWHSFGTIAALLQEIVNIYPSINPPTLTAHQSNRVCNALALLQCVASHPETRSAFLAAHIPLFLYPFLHTVSKTRPFEYLRLTSLGVIGALVKTDEQEVINFLLTTEIIPLCLRIMESGSELSKTVATFILQKILLDDTGLAYICQTYERFSHVAMILGKMVLQLSKEPSARLLKHVVRCYLRLSDNPRAREALRQCLPDQLKDTTFAQVLKDDTTTKRWLAQLVKNLQEGQVTDPRGIPLPPQ, from the exons ATGTGCCTTGACTGTGAATACAGATCTGCCCTTCTCTGG CCTGTGCCAACAGCGCTGGCTCAGGTTGACCGTGAGAAGATCTACCAGTGGATCAATGAGCTCTCCAGCCCTGAGACACGGGAGAATGcgctgctggagctgagcaaGAAGCGCGAGTCTGTGCCTGACCTTGCCCCGATGCTGTGGCACTCCTTTGGCACCATCGCAGCGCTCCTTCAG gaaattgtaaatatttatcCATCAATCAACCCTCCGACTCTGACAGCTCATCAGTCCAACAGAGTCTGCAATGCTTTAGCTCTGCTACAGTGTGTTGCATCGCATCCTGAAACAAG GTCAGCTTTTCTGGCAGCTCATATCCCTCTCTTCCTGTACCCCTTCTTGCACACAGTGAGCAAGACACGTCCGTTTGAGTACCTGCGGCTCACGAGCCTCGGAGTGATTG gGGCCTTGGTAAAAACTGATGAACAAGAAGTGATAAATTTCTTACTGACCACAGAAATTATCCCCCTGTGCTTGCGCATTATGGAATCTGGCAGTGAACTCTCCAAAACG GTTGCTACGtttattcttcagaaaatcCTCCTGGATGACACAGGGCTGGCATATATCTGTCAGACTTACGAGCGGTTTTCCCATGTTGCCATGATACTG GGTAAAATGGTCCTGCAGCTCTCCAAGGAGCCGTCGGCACGGCTACTGAAACACGTTGTGCGCTGCTACCTTCGCCTTTCCGATAACCCCAG GGCACGTGAAGCTCTCAGGCAGTGCCTTCCTGACCAACTGAAGGACACCACCTTCGCCCAGGTCCTGAAGGACGATACCACCACCAAACGCTGGCTGGCTCAGCTCGTCAAGAACCTGCAGGAGGGTCAAGTCACTGACCCACGGGGCATCCCGCTTCCTCCGCAATGA